In Schlegelella aquatica, one DNA window encodes the following:
- a CDS encoding TlpA family protein disulfide reductase: MKKRAFLAGAVLAAVAGTGYLALGTRDAAPAVEYVLLDGTRQNFADLRGKVVLVNFWATSCVTCVKEMPEMVATYQKYRDRGLDFVAVAMSYDPPAYVANFTESRKLPFKVAIDNTGQVAREFGDVKLTPTTFVLDKRGQIVKRYVGEPDFAQLHQLVEKLLAEG, encoded by the coding sequence ATGAAGAAACGGGCCTTTCTGGCCGGCGCGGTCCTCGCAGCCGTGGCCGGCACAGGGTATCTGGCGCTGGGCACCCGCGACGCCGCCCCGGCGGTGGAGTACGTGTTGCTGGACGGCACCCGCCAGAACTTCGCCGATCTGCGCGGCAAAGTGGTGCTGGTCAACTTCTGGGCCACCAGCTGCGTCACCTGCGTCAAGGAGATGCCGGAGATGGTGGCCACCTACCAGAAGTACCGTGACCGTGGCCTCGACTTCGTCGCCGTGGCCATGAGCTACGACCCGCCGGCCTACGTCGCCAACTTCACCGAGTCGCGCAAGCTGCCGTTCAAAGTCGCGATCGACAACACCGGCCAGGTGGCGCGCGAGTTCGGCGACGTCAAGCTCACGCCCACCACCTTCGTGCTCGACAAGCGCGGCCAGATCGTCAAGCGCTACGTGGGCGAGCCCGACTTCGCCCAACTGCACCAGTTGGTCGAGAAGCTGCTGGCCGAGGGGTGA
- a CDS encoding D-amino acid aminotransferase, whose product MDALPDTPCYLNGEFLRLSEAKVSVLDRGFIFGDGVYEVVPVYGRRLFRFQEHMARLERSLQKVRIPNPYDEMGWLDRIRHLVADHADRHDAEDQLVYVQVTRGVAPRDHVMPVGLTPTVFIMTSTMKPATAEQRHHGVACVTARDFRWERGDIKSISLLGNVLARQISADQGAAETILFRDGFLTEGSASNVWIVHEDAVLGPPKSEHLLEGIRYELLAELCEELGLGFNLRPISEAEVYAADEILLSSATKEVLPVTRLDGEPVGHGAGKGKPGPVYARLYEAYQRAKTEQSI is encoded by the coding sequence ATGGACGCCCTGCCCGACACCCCCTGCTACCTGAACGGCGAGTTTCTGCGCCTGTCCGAGGCGAAGGTCTCGGTCCTCGACCGAGGCTTCATCTTCGGTGACGGCGTCTACGAGGTCGTGCCGGTGTACGGTCGGCGGCTGTTCCGTTTCCAGGAGCACATGGCCCGGCTGGAGCGCTCGCTGCAGAAGGTGCGCATCCCCAATCCCTACGACGAGATGGGCTGGCTGGATCGCATCCGCCACCTGGTCGCCGATCATGCCGATCGGCACGACGCCGAGGATCAGCTCGTGTACGTGCAGGTCACGCGCGGCGTGGCCCCACGCGACCACGTGATGCCGGTCGGCCTCACGCCGACCGTCTTCATCATGACGAGCACCATGAAGCCCGCCACCGCCGAGCAACGCCATCACGGGGTGGCCTGCGTGACGGCGCGCGACTTCCGCTGGGAGCGCGGCGACATCAAGTCGATCTCGCTGCTCGGCAACGTGCTGGCGCGCCAGATCTCGGCCGACCAGGGGGCGGCCGAGACGATCCTGTTCCGCGACGGCTTCTTGACGGAGGGCTCGGCCAGCAACGTGTGGATCGTCCACGAGGACGCCGTGCTGGGCCCGCCCAAGAGCGAGCATCTCCTGGAGGGCATCCGCTACGAGCTGCTGGCGGAGTTGTGCGAGGAGTTGGGCCTCGGGTTCAACCTGCGGCCCATCAGCGAGGCGGAGGTCTACGCCGCCGACGAGATCCTGCTGTCCTCGGCGACCAAGGAAGTGCTCCCCGTCACCCGGCTCGACGGCGAGCCGGTGGGCCACGGCGCCGGCAAAGGCAAGCCGGGCCCAGTGTATGCCCGTCTGTACGAGGCCTACCAGCGGGCCAAGACGGAGCAATCGATATGA
- the lipA gene encoding lipoyl synthase translates to MSSTPVVHEAQPSSAYDPTAKQKAQAKTARIPIKVVPAEVLKKPEWIRVKAGSPTTRFYEIKQILREHKLHTVCEEASCPNIGECFGSGQATFMIMGDKCTRRCPFCDVGHGRPDPLDPNEPENLAKTIAALKLKYVVITSVDRDDLRDGGAGHFVECIRKTRELSPGTRIEILTPDFRGRMDRALDILKAAPPDVMNHNLETVPRLYKEARPGSDYQFSLTLLKRFKQEVPGVPTKSGLMVGLGETDEEILEVMRDMRAHDIDMITIGQYLAPSGHHLPVRRYVHPDTFKMFEAKAYEMGFTHAAVGALVRSSYHADQQAHAAGLAIG, encoded by the coding sequence ATGTCCAGCACCCCCGTCGTCCACGAGGCGCAACCGTCGTCGGCCTACGACCCCACGGCCAAGCAGAAGGCACAGGCCAAGACCGCGCGAATCCCCATCAAGGTGGTGCCGGCCGAGGTGCTGAAGAAGCCTGAGTGGATCCGCGTGAAGGCGGGCTCGCCCACCACCCGCTTCTACGAGATCAAGCAGATCCTGCGCGAGCACAAGCTGCACACGGTGTGCGAGGAAGCGAGCTGCCCGAACATCGGCGAATGCTTCGGCTCGGGGCAGGCCACCTTCATGATCATGGGCGACAAGTGCACGCGGCGCTGCCCGTTCTGCGACGTGGGCCATGGCCGCCCCGACCCGCTGGACCCGAACGAGCCGGAGAACCTCGCCAAGACGATCGCGGCGCTGAAGCTCAAGTACGTCGTCATCACGAGCGTGGACCGCGACGACCTGCGCGACGGCGGCGCCGGGCACTTCGTCGAGTGCATCCGCAAGACGCGCGAACTCTCGCCCGGCACGCGCATCGAGATCCTCACGCCCGACTTCCGCGGCCGCATGGACCGCGCGCTGGACATCCTCAAGGCCGCGCCGCCCGACGTGATGAACCACAACCTGGAGACGGTCCCGCGCCTGTACAAGGAGGCGCGCCCCGGCTCCGACTACCAGTTCTCGCTCACGCTGCTCAAGCGCTTCAAGCAGGAGGTGCCCGGCGTGCCGACCAAGAGCGGCCTGATGGTGGGGCTGGGCGAGACCGACGAGGAGATCCTCGAGGTGATGCGCGACATGCGCGCGCACGACATCGACATGATCACCATCGGCCAATACCTCGCGCCCAGCGGCCACCACCTGCCGGTGCGCCGCTACGTGCACCCGGACACCTTCAAGATGTTCGAGGCCAAGGCTTACGAGATGGGCTTCACGCATGCGGCGGTGGGCGCGCTGGTGCGCTCCAGCTACCACGCGGACCAACAGGCCCATGCTGCGGGGTTGGCGATCGGCTGA
- a CDS encoding tetratricopeptide repeat protein, translating to MLVSLWPAAAPAAAPAPAGPAVTETPAPAQLARDRRDIEAALAEYEAGRLREAERRFLELARRGNPVGRYNLAMMHVLDEVARPDKREAVRLLEASAAQGFVRAEFALAQIYELGVVGPPDIGRSIEWYRRAAEHGHVDAQVSMGTAYYLGRGVPADPAAAAQWYRLAANGGDVGAQYLLGSMYEAGLGVERDLRIARYWYDVAARNGDEAAPHKVRELDERLKAGEGR from the coding sequence ATGCTGGTGAGCTTGTGGCCCGCAGCGGCGCCTGCAGCGGCACCTGCGCCGGCGGGCCCCGCCGTCACCGAGACGCCCGCGCCAGCCCAGCTCGCGCGCGACCGACGGGACATCGAGGCCGCCCTCGCCGAATACGAGGCCGGGCGGCTGCGCGAGGCGGAAAGGCGTTTCCTGGAGCTCGCCCGCCGCGGCAACCCGGTGGGCCGCTACAACCTGGCGATGATGCACGTGCTCGACGAGGTGGCGCGCCCGGACAAGCGGGAGGCGGTACGCTTGCTGGAGGCCAGCGCGGCCCAAGGGTTCGTGCGGGCCGAGTTCGCGCTGGCGCAGATCTACGAGCTGGGCGTGGTGGGGCCACCGGACATCGGCCGTTCCATCGAGTGGTACCGACGCGCGGCCGAGCACGGCCACGTCGATGCGCAGGTGTCGATGGGCACCGCCTACTACCTCGGCCGGGGCGTGCCCGCAGACCCCGCCGCCGCCGCCCAGTGGTACCGGCTGGCGGCCAACGGCGGCGACGTCGGGGCGCAGTACCTGCTCGGCTCCATGTACGAAGCCGGCCTCGGCGTCGAGCGCGACCTGCGCATCGCCCGCTACTGGTACGACGTGGCCGCCCGCAACGGCGACGAGGCCGCACCGCACAAGGTGCGCGAACTGGACGAGCGGCTCAAGGCGGGCGAAGGGCGCTGA
- a CDS encoding ATP-binding response regulator yields MSPEGRLRLLGIVGTRVSAEIAGLVVPPVLLLVYGQGPALVPLLAWAAAYWSVSAIVFRLRRRFRAEMSARAAEDVVARWMPRFRRASIGYGLAWSCVVLAAWRSPAFEFDILVYGILAAANASAVAFTAAVWPIFLRFLASSWGVATLAVPWAFPAQWPWMLPVCVLYAALLVRHGRSTHRFLVEQVVLEERAAELARQHREASERAERALQDKSRFLATASHDLRQPVYALGLLTDALASRNRDPALEPALRDLRACARTIDLMFESLMDLSRLEAAALVPSIRPCALGPLLEELHAQFRPDAEARGLQWRLRLPARAAVVQADPLLLRRAVSNLIHNALRYTPEGAVLLALRRRGSEWRIEVWDTGVGVADDAQSALYAPFYRSTHAWTIDSAGHGLGLAVFAECVRLLRARSGLASRLGRGSCFWMALPEAQAQLLPDQGPPGTPAPARRLSGRCLVIDDDPMVRRALAAWMETRGIDARLVADGTQAFAAVAQGFEPEVVLCDQRLRSGESGFELLEALLARLPGARGAMMSGELEASELRSAEEEGYLVLRKPVDPVTLEAVLGHWLAGGAVGIEGGSLASRGNPAAGPPPARTRVGGQAARDAASDRDTAMHEPPAA; encoded by the coding sequence GTGTCGCCCGAGGGGCGCTTGCGCCTGTTGGGCATCGTCGGCACGCGGGTGTCGGCGGAGATCGCCGGGCTGGTCGTGCCTCCGGTCCTGCTGCTCGTCTACGGCCAGGGCCCGGCGCTGGTGCCGCTCTTGGCATGGGCTGCGGCCTACTGGAGCGTGTCGGCCATCGTCTTCCGGCTGCGGCGGCGCTTTCGGGCGGAGATGAGCGCCCGAGCGGCCGAGGACGTCGTCGCGCGTTGGATGCCTCGATTCCGCCGCGCCTCCATCGGCTACGGGCTCGCGTGGAGCTGTGTCGTGCTGGCCGCGTGGCGCAGCCCTGCGTTCGAGTTCGACATCCTCGTCTACGGCATCTTGGCGGCGGCCAACGCGTCTGCCGTGGCCTTCACCGCCGCGGTGTGGCCGATCTTTCTTCGCTTCCTGGCCTCTTCGTGGGGCGTGGCCACGCTGGCCGTGCCGTGGGCGTTTCCGGCGCAGTGGCCGTGGATGCTGCCGGTGTGCGTGCTGTACGCGGCCCTGCTCGTGCGCCACGGCCGCTCGACGCACCGCTTCCTGGTGGAGCAAGTGGTGTTGGAAGAACGCGCGGCCGAACTGGCCCGCCAACACCGGGAGGCGAGCGAGCGGGCCGAGCGGGCCCTGCAGGACAAGAGCCGGTTCCTGGCCACTGCGAGCCACGACCTGCGACAACCCGTCTATGCGCTCGGCCTGCTGACCGACGCCCTGGCCAGCCGCAACCGCGATCCGGCCTTGGAACCGGCGCTGCGCGACTTGCGGGCCTGCGCGCGGACCATCGATCTGATGTTCGAGTCGCTGATGGACCTCTCGCGGCTCGAAGCGGCCGCCCTCGTGCCGTCGATACGCCCGTGCGCGCTGGGCCCCCTGCTGGAGGAGCTGCACGCGCAGTTCCGGCCGGATGCCGAGGCGCGCGGACTGCAGTGGCGGCTGCGCCTGCCGGCCCGGGCCGCGGTGGTGCAGGCCGACCCCCTGCTGCTGCGGCGCGCCGTCTCCAACCTGATCCACAACGCGCTGCGGTACACGCCCGAGGGGGCCGTGTTGCTCGCGCTGCGTCGGCGCGGCAGCGAATGGCGCATCGAGGTGTGGGACACCGGGGTGGGCGTGGCAGACGACGCGCAGTCGGCGCTGTATGCGCCCTTCTACCGATCGACCCATGCGTGGACGATCGACAGCGCGGGGCATGGTCTCGGACTGGCGGTGTTCGCCGAATGCGTGCGGCTGCTGCGGGCGCGCTCGGGCCTCGCCTCACGGCTGGGGCGCGGCTCGTGCTTCTGGATGGCGCTGCCCGAAGCGCAGGCGCAGTTGCTGCCCGATCAGGGGCCGCCCGGGACCCCGGCGCCCGCGCGGCGCCTGAGCGGGCGCTGCCTGGTGATCGATGACGACCCGATGGTGCGGCGGGCGCTCGCCGCGTGGATGGAAACCCGCGGCATAGACGCGCGCCTCGTCGCCGACGGGACCCAGGCGTTCGCCGCCGTGGCGCAAGGCTTCGAGCCGGAGGTGGTCCTGTGCGACCAGCGGCTGCGCTCGGGCGAGAGCGGGTTCGAGTTGCTCGAGGCCCTGTTGGCCCGGCTGCCCGGGGCGCGCGGCGCCATGATGAGCGGCGAGCTGGAAGCGAGCGAACTGCGCAGCGCCGAGGAAGAGGGTTACCTGGTGCTGCGCAAGCCGGTGGACCCGGTCACGCTCGAGGCAGTGCTGGGCCACTGGCTGGCCGGCGGGGCGGTCGGGATCGAGGGCGGCTCCCTCGCCTCGCGAGGGAACCCGGCCGCCGGCCCGCCGCCCGCTCGGACCCGGGTGGGCGGGCAGGCTGCGCGGGACGCCGCCTCAGACCGGGACACCGCGATGCACGAGCCGCCGGCCGCGTAG
- a CDS encoding response regulator, whose translation MSGYLLVIDDHPLARAGLAEFLRGLENLEVRVASGEWGLLERLFAQHGAPRLAVIDVWLGAHPSGLDMLASLRRRAPGLPVLVISGDERPELQARARAAGAAGFLGKREDPAIFRAAIECLLRGGAWFPAVGARTAGAAPQELPVTPAELGLTPRQGDVLALMLDGLPNKRIACALGLSEATVKEHVAAILDRLNATSRVEVLTRLRGRRLVHRGVPV comes from the coding sequence ATGTCCGGCTATCTGCTCGTCATCGACGACCACCCCTTGGCCCGTGCGGGCCTGGCCGAGTTCCTCCGCGGACTCGAGAACCTGGAGGTGCGTGTGGCCAGTGGCGAATGGGGCCTGCTGGAGCGCTTGTTCGCGCAGCACGGAGCGCCCCGCCTGGCGGTGATCGACGTGTGGCTGGGCGCGCATCCAAGCGGTTTGGACATGCTGGCGTCGCTGCGGCGGCGCGCGCCCGGCCTGCCGGTGCTGGTCATCAGCGGCGACGAGCGGCCCGAGCTGCAGGCCAGGGCGCGGGCCGCCGGGGCGGCCGGCTTCCTCGGTAAACGCGAAGACCCGGCGATCTTTCGCGCGGCGATCGAGTGCCTGCTGCGGGGCGGCGCCTGGTTCCCTGCGGTCGGTGCGCGGACGGCGGGCGCTGCGCCGCAGGAGTTGCCGGTCACGCCGGCCGAGTTGGGCCTCACCCCTCGCCAGGGCGACGTGCTGGCGCTGATGCTCGACGGCCTGCCGAACAAGCGCATCGCCTGCGCGTTGGGCCTGTCCGAGGCCACGGTGAAAGAGCACGTCGCGGCCATCCTGGACAGGCTGAACGCGACCAGCCGGGTCGAGGTGCTCACCCGCCTACGCGGCCGGCGGCTCGTGCATCGCGGTGTCCCGGTCTGA
- the lipB gene encoding lipoyl(octanoyl) transferase LipB — protein MEIRWLGRVEYAPTYDAMRAFTEARGADTPDELWLCEHPPVYTLGQAGEPQHVLSPGQIPVVQTNRGGQVTYHGPGQVVAYPLVDLRRLGLYVKEYVYRLEHCVLKTLESYGLTGHRVPGAPGIYVNLADPHGHAALVWPRPDPFAGLGKIAALGIKVSRHCTYHGVALNVAMDLRPFDGINPCGHAGLRTVDLATLGVSTEWDTAARRLAARLAEHLSP, from the coding sequence ATGGAAATCCGCTGGCTCGGGCGCGTGGAGTACGCGCCCACGTACGACGCGATGCGCGCCTTCACCGAGGCGCGAGGAGCCGACACCCCTGACGAACTGTGGCTGTGCGAGCACCCCCCGGTGTACACGTTGGGCCAGGCGGGCGAGCCGCAACACGTGCTCTCGCCCGGCCAGATCCCCGTCGTGCAGACCAACCGCGGCGGACAGGTCACCTACCACGGCCCGGGCCAAGTGGTCGCTTACCCCCTGGTCGATTTGCGGCGACTGGGCCTGTACGTCAAGGAGTACGTCTATCGGCTGGAGCACTGCGTGCTCAAGACGCTGGAGAGCTACGGCCTCACCGGCCACCGGGTCCCGGGGGCGCCGGGCATCTACGTGAACCTCGCCGACCCCCACGGCCATGCCGCCCTCGTGTGGCCGCGGCCGGACCCGTTCGCAGGGCTGGGCAAGATCGCGGCGCTGGGGATCAAGGTGAGCCGCCACTGCACGTACCACGGCGTCGCGCTCAACGTGGCGATGGACTTGCGTCCCTTCGACGGGATCAATCCTTGCGGTCATGCCGGGTTGCGCACGGTGGACTTGGCTACACTTGGGGTTTCCACGGAGTGGGACACGGCCGCCCGGCGGCTGGCGGCTCGCCTGGCCGAGCATTTGAGTCCCTGA
- a CDS encoding DUF493 family protein, whose product MREIPPEQSLIEYPSRFPIKVMGANVDGFAQAIAEVAMRFDPAFDPATIEMRPSKSANYLGLTITVTATSREQLDDLYRALTAHPMVKIVI is encoded by the coding sequence ATGAGAGAGATTCCCCCCGAACAGTCGCTGATCGAGTACCCGAGCCGCTTCCCCATCAAGGTGATGGGTGCCAATGTGGACGGCTTCGCGCAGGCGATCGCCGAGGTGGCGATGCGTTTCGACCCCGCCTTCGACCCGGCGACCATCGAGATGCGCCCGAGCAAGAGCGCGAATTACCTGGGCCTGACGATCACCGTCACCGCGACGAGCCGCGAGCAGCTCGACGACCTGTACCGCGCGCTCACCGCGCACCCGATGGTCAAGATCGTGATCTGA
- a CDS encoding DMT family transporter — translation MSRYLSAPHLYALGAIALWASLATLGVALSHLPPFLLTGLSLLIGSLPAWPRWREWRIPGPTVALGLYGLFGYHFLLFIALRDAPPVEANLVNYLWPLLIVVLSPVLLPGLKLHAAHLGAALVGFAGAALAIAGGRQLSGELSWGYLAALGSAIIWASYSLLTKRVPRFPTAAIGLFGLVSGLLSLLCHALLEEPVALTARDWVLVTVMGLGPLGAAFFLWDRALKDGDPRTIGILSYVTPLGSTLMLMLFTGRAFSPWVAGAAALIVGAAVVGMRARG, via the coding sequence ATGTCCCGCTATCTCTCTGCTCCCCATCTCTACGCCCTGGGCGCGATCGCGCTGTGGGCCTCGCTGGCGACGCTGGGCGTCGCGTTGTCGCACCTGCCGCCCTTCCTGCTCACGGGCCTGTCGCTGCTCATCGGCAGCCTGCCTGCCTGGCCCCGCTGGCGCGAGTGGCGCATCCCCGGGCCCACGGTCGCGCTCGGGCTGTACGGCCTGTTCGGCTACCACTTCCTGCTGTTCATTGCACTGCGCGATGCGCCGCCGGTCGAAGCCAACCTGGTGAACTACCTGTGGCCGCTGCTCATCGTGGTGCTTTCGCCGGTGCTGCTGCCCGGCCTGAAGCTGCACGCCGCCCACCTGGGCGCAGCGCTGGTGGGCTTCGCCGGCGCGGCGTTGGCGATCGCGGGCGGTCGGCAGCTCTCTGGCGAGCTCTCGTGGGGGTACCTGGCCGCCCTCGGCTCCGCCATCATCTGGGCGAGCTACTCGCTGCTCACCAAGCGCGTGCCGCGCTTTCCCACGGCGGCCATCGGGCTCTTCGGCCTGGTGTCGGGGCTGCTGTCGCTCCTGTGTCACGCCCTGCTCGAAGAGCCGGTCGCGCTGACGGCGCGCGACTGGGTGCTCGTCACCGTGATGGGCCTGGGCCCGTTGGGCGCCGCCTTCTTCCTGTGGGACCGGGCCCTGAAGGACGGGGACCCGCGCACCATCGGCATCCTGAGCTACGTGACGCCGCTGGGCTCCACGCTGATGCTGATGCTGTTCACCGGCCGCGCGTTCAGCCCCTGGGTGGCGGGTGCCGCGGCGCTGATCGTCGGCGCGGCGGTGGTGGGCATGCGCGCGCGCGGCTGA
- a CDS encoding D-alanyl-D-alanine carboxypeptidase family protein, producing MKRLFLACLAVLLGLHVSLAKAQVPQPPEIAAKSYLLLDMNSNQILAARDPDARADPASLTKLMTAYVVFGALRDKKIALNQQLPVSVRAWDERKGGASVMFIEPRMQVTVEDLLKGMIVVSGNDASVALAEGVAGSVEGFVELMNREAQRMGLKNTQFKNVTGITEPGHYSTARDLAVIASHIIRDFPDFYSFYSIKEYRFNNITQPNRNLLLRRDPSVDGMKTGYTSAAGYCLISSAQRDFPNGKRRLLSVVLNTTSMEARANESQKLLNWGFQAFDAIKLFDANQPIATPQVWKGKASQAKLGSPSAVYITVPKGEGNNVKTQIERVDPLVAPLTKGQQVGKLKITVGEQVIAERPLVVLEGVEQSGVFGRAWDAIRLWIK from the coding sequence ATGAAACGTCTCTTTCTTGCCTGTCTCGCCGTCCTCCTCGGCCTGCATGTCTCGCTCGCGAAGGCGCAAGTGCCGCAACCTCCGGAGATCGCCGCCAAGTCGTACTTGTTGCTGGACATGAACAGCAACCAGATCCTGGCCGCGCGCGACCCGGACGCGCGGGCCGACCCGGCCTCGCTGACCAAGCTGATGACGGCCTACGTGGTGTTCGGGGCCCTCCGCGACAAGAAGATCGCCCTGAACCAGCAGTTGCCCGTGTCCGTGCGCGCCTGGGACGAGCGCAAAGGCGGCGCTTCGGTGATGTTCATCGAGCCCCGCATGCAAGTCACCGTCGAGGACCTGCTCAAGGGCATGATCGTCGTCTCCGGCAACGACGCCTCGGTCGCGTTGGCCGAAGGGGTCGCGGGCAGCGTCGAAGGCTTCGTCGAGCTGATGAACCGTGAAGCCCAGCGCATGGGGCTGAAGAACACGCAGTTCAAGAACGTCACGGGCATCACCGAGCCCGGCCACTACAGCACGGCGCGCGACCTCGCGGTGATTGCCTCGCACATCATCCGCGACTTCCCGGACTTCTACTCGTTCTACTCCATCAAGGAGTACCGCTTCAACAACATCACGCAGCCCAACCGCAACCTCCTGCTGCGCCGCGACCCGAGCGTGGACGGCATGAAGACCGGCTACACCTCGGCCGCGGGCTACTGCCTGATCTCCTCGGCGCAGCGCGACTTCCCGAACGGCAAGCGGCGCCTGCTGTCGGTGGTGCTCAACACCACGTCGATGGAAGCGCGTGCGAACGAGAGCCAGAAGCTGCTGAACTGGGGCTTCCAGGCGTTCGATGCGATCAAGCTCTTCGACGCCAACCAGCCCATCGCCACGCCGCAGGTGTGGAAAGGCAAGGCCAGCCAGGCCAAGCTGGGCAGCCCGAGCGCCGTGTACATCACCGTGCCCAAGGGTGAAGGCAACAACGTGAAGACCCAGATCGAGCGCGTGGACCCGCTGGTGGCGCCGCTGACGAAGGGGCAGCAAGTGGGCAAGCTCAAGATCACCGTGGGCGAGCAGGTGATCGCCGAGCGGCCCCTGGTCGTGCTCGAAGGTGTGGAACAGAGCGGGGTCTTCGGCCGCGCCTGGGATGCCATCCGGCTGTGGATCAAGTAA
- a CDS encoding AI-2E family transporter, translating into MSDPAARHPAQELSFLQKAGIVAAMIALTLLLWRLADVVMLVFGATVLAVALRALAGRLQRHLRVPPRLSVPAAVALVAGVLVAAGWAIGAPLAQQLAHLRQQVPTALEALRQWLAGRPLGLRVLEWWNELARGAADGAPWARLVSVAGLTLNALGSLLLMVLMAIFLAASPEPYQNGMVRLVPVAHRARVRAALQACGDALRRWLLGQALSMLFVGVSTALTLAVLGVPLAAAVGLLAGLMAFVPFFGAIAAGVLSVLLAFAEGPRTALYAALAFLAIQQIEENVLMPFVQRWAVELPPVLGLVAALVFGLLFGLPGVLFATPLMVVAMVLVQRLYVEAVLESA; encoded by the coding sequence ATGTCCGACCCCGCCGCCCGTCACCCCGCGCAAGAGCTCTCGTTCCTGCAGAAGGCCGGCATCGTCGCCGCGATGATCGCGCTGACGCTGCTGCTGTGGCGCCTGGCGGACGTGGTGATGCTCGTGTTCGGGGCGACGGTGCTGGCCGTCGCGCTGCGGGCGCTGGCCGGGCGCCTGCAACGGCACCTGCGCGTGCCGCCCCGCTTGAGCGTGCCGGCCGCGGTGGCGCTGGTCGCGGGCGTGCTGGTGGCCGCCGGTTGGGCGATCGGCGCGCCATTGGCCCAGCAGTTGGCTCACCTGCGCCAGCAGGTGCCGACGGCGCTGGAGGCGCTGCGGCAGTGGCTCGCCGGGCGGCCGCTGGGCTTGCGGGTCCTCGAGTGGTGGAACGAGCTGGCACGCGGGGCCGCCGACGGTGCGCCATGGGCCCGCCTGGTGAGCGTGGCCGGCCTCACGCTCAACGCCTTGGGCTCGCTGCTGCTGATGGTGCTGATGGCGATCTTCCTGGCGGCGTCGCCCGAGCCCTATCAGAACGGCATGGTGCGACTGGTGCCGGTGGCGCATCGCGCCCGCGTGCGTGCGGCCCTGCAGGCCTGCGGCGACGCCCTGCGCCGCTGGCTGCTGGGGCAGGCGCTGTCGATGCTGTTCGTCGGCGTCTCGACCGCCCTCACCCTGGCGGTGCTGGGAGTGCCGCTCGCCGCGGCGGTGGGCCTGCTGGCCGGTCTCATGGCCTTCGTGCCCTTCTTCGGCGCCATCGCGGCCGGGGTGCTGTCGGTGCTGCTGGCTTTCGCCGAGGGGCCTCGCACAGCGCTCTACGCGGCCCTCGCCTTTCTCGCCATCCAGCAGATCGAGGAGAACGTGCTGATGCCCTTCGTGCAGCGCTGGGCGGTCGAGCTGCCACCGGTGCTCGGACTGGTGGCCGCGCTCGTGTTCGGTTTGCTGTTCGGCCTGCCGGGCGTGCTGTTCGCCACGCCGTTGATGGTGGTGGCGATGGTGCTGGTGCAGCGGCTGTACGTCGAAGCAGTGCTGGAGTCGGCGTAG
- a CDS encoding alpha/beta hydrolase: MNAHTERLTIPGPSGALECAIDRPEGVARGLVVIAHPHPLHGGTMDNKVAQTLARAFVQRGWRSVRFNFRGVGGSAGAWDAGRGEVEDMLAVVAHHRDSGEPLALAGFSFGAFVASHVAARVGHDQVERLVLVGPATSNFQVAPVPEHTLVIHGESDEVVPLAATLDWARPQHLPVVVVPGVGHFFHGQLTLLKNLVVRALA; the protein is encoded by the coding sequence ATGAACGCGCACACCGAGCGCCTCACCATCCCCGGGCCGAGCGGTGCCCTCGAATGCGCGATCGACCGGCCCGAAGGCGTCGCACGGGGCCTCGTCGTCATCGCGCATCCCCATCCGCTGCACGGTGGCACAATGGACAACAAGGTCGCGCAGACGTTGGCCCGCGCGTTCGTGCAGCGGGGTTGGCGCAGCGTGCGCTTCAACTTCCGCGGGGTGGGTGGGTCGGCCGGAGCCTGGGATGCCGGGCGCGGCGAGGTCGAGGACATGCTGGCCGTCGTGGCGCATCACCGCGACAGTGGGGAACCTTTGGCTCTCGCCGGGTTCTCCTTCGGAGCCTTCGTCGCCTCGCACGTCGCCGCACGCGTGGGTCACGATCAGGTCGAGCGTCTCGTCCTGGTGGGCCCGGCGACCTCCAACTTCCAGGTCGCGCCGGTGCCCGAGCACACGCTGGTGATCCACGGCGAGAGCGACGAGGTCGTGCCGCTGGCGGCCACGCTCGACTGGGCGCGACCGCAGCACCTGCCGGTGGTCGTCGTGCCGGGTGTCGGCCACTTCTTCCACGGACAGCTCACACTACTCAAGAACCTGGTGGTGCGTGCCCTCGCTTGA